The Clostridium sporogenes genome contains a region encoding:
- the murA gene encoding UDP-N-acetylglucosamine 1-carboxyvinyltransferase, with protein MDKIVINGGNKLKGDVNISTAKNSVLPIIAGSILSGDKCVIDNAPMLEDVFVIGEILKSISAKVNIDEANNRIIIDSKPVDNLEPDSDLVKKMRASFLLMGPMMSRFGRFKISLPGGCNIGTRPIDLHLKGFTALGAKVNIGHGYVEAVADKLIGNKIYLDFPSVGATENIMMASVMAEGETIIENAAEEPEIQDLGRFLNSIGAKVIGAGTDTVRIMGVNQLKGATHRPIYDRIEAGTFMIAAAITKSKIQINGVIEEHLKPIIAKLTEMGVDIKIKGETAIVDGRKVLNPVDIKTMPYPGFPTDMQAQMMALLSTIKGTSIITETIFENRFMHVSEMKRMGADVKIDGRSAVIEGVSKLTGTEVKATDLRAGAALILCALIAEGKTEITDIYHIDRGYVKIEEKLNKLGADIIRVN; from the coding sequence ATGGATAAGATAGTGATTAATGGTGGAAATAAATTAAAAGGTGATGTAAACATAAGTACAGCTAAAAATTCAGTATTACCAATTATTGCAGGTAGTATATTGAGTGGAGATAAATGTGTTATAGATAACGCCCCAATGCTAGAGGATGTGTTTGTTATTGGAGAAATTTTAAAAAGTATTTCAGCTAAGGTGAATATAGATGAGGCTAACAATAGAATTATAATAGATTCTAAACCAGTGGATAATTTAGAACCTGATAGTGATTTAGTTAAGAAAATGAGGGCATCATTTTTATTAATGGGTCCTATGATGTCTAGATTTGGAAGGTTTAAAATATCATTACCGGGAGGATGTAATATAGGTACAAGACCTATAGATTTACATTTAAAAGGATTCACTGCCCTTGGAGCAAAAGTTAATATAGGACATGGTTATGTAGAAGCAGTGGCAGATAAATTGATAGGAAATAAAATTTATTTAGATTTTCCTTCTGTAGGGGCTACAGAAAATATAATGATGGCATCAGTTATGGCAGAAGGAGAAACTATTATAGAGAATGCAGCAGAGGAACCAGAAATACAGGATTTAGGAAGATTTTTAAACAGTATAGGAGCAAAGGTTATAGGGGCAGGAACAGATACAGTAAGAATAATGGGTGTTAATCAATTAAAGGGAGCAACACATAGACCTATATATGATAGAATAGAAGCAGGAACTTTTATGATAGCTGCTGCTATAACTAAGAGTAAAATACAAATAAATGGTGTTATAGAAGAACATTTAAAACCCATAATTGCAAAGTTAACAGAAATGGGTGTCGATATAAAAATTAAGGGAGAAACTGCTATAGTAGATGGAAGAAAAGTATTAAATCCAGTAGATATAAAAACTATGCCCTATCCAGGGTTTCCAACAGATATGCAAGCACAAATGATGGCTTTATTATCTACTATAAAAGGAACCAGTATTATTACAGAAACTATATTTGAAAATAGGTTTATGCATGTATCTGAAATGAAAAGAATGGGTGCAGATGTAAAAATAGATGGAAGAAGTGCCGTAATAGAAGGTGTAAGTAAATTAACAGGAACAGAAGTTAAGGCCACAGATTTAAGGGCAGGAGCAGCTCTTATATTATGCGCTCTAATAGCTGAAGGTAAAACGGAAATAACTGATATTTATCATATAGATAGAGGATACGTAAAGATAGAGGAAAAGTTAAATAAATTAGGAGCAGATATTATACGAGTAAATTAA